In Amia ocellicauda isolate fAmiCal2 chromosome 16, fAmiCal2.hap1, whole genome shotgun sequence, the following proteins share a genomic window:
- the csrnp3 gene encoding cysteine/serine-rich nuclear protein 3 isoform X2 — protein sequence MSGILKRKFEEVDGSSPCSSLRESDDEVSSSESGDSSDSVNPSTSSHFTPSSILKREKRMRTRNVHFENVTVYYFTRRQGFTSVPSQGGSTLGMSNRHSCVRQYTLGEFALEQERIHREMLRDHLKEEKLNSIKLKLTKNGTVESEEANVLTVDDISDDDIDLDNTEVDEYFFLQPLTTKKRRALLRASGVKKIDVEEKHELRAIRVSREDCGCDCRIFCDPETCACSMAGIKCQVDRMSFPCGCTKEGCSNTAGRIEFNPIRVRTHFLHTIMKLELEKNREQQQVSAANGYHGETNVHGNPLVQAQHSLEYSLADTVPQTAIMHLQAADELDEPLEEEEEEEEDDEEDNEEDEEDEDDGSSLCSGLTDSSTQSLAASESDDEDDEEDKLEDFEDGRATPNVSRTEVVSLSSVLCYSDGTVVHENHNNSNSYYANSSADYYQIENSNTSAGNLAANQSNEAYNEASPYQDRVTSNNGAMSLVPYSMASEQYTDYSRQAEERYTNHHFAVSNGASSVIVCCTADQENNVQSNGIYCEQTPGHSQMEFHNYLNNNSQDRYVTNGNCFTAEQPKEVSSGLSEVPNLPDNKKIPPALESIPKVTPV from the exons ATGAGCGGAATATTAAAGAGGAAGTTTGAAGAAGTGGATGGCTCTTCGCCGTGCTCATCCTTGCGGGAATCTGATGACGAGGTCTCCAGCAGCGAGAGTGGGGACAGCAGCGACAGCGTCAACCCTTCCACGTCCAGCCATTTCACTC CATCCTCAATCCTGAAAAGGGAGAAACGCATGAGGACCAGGAACGTCCACTTCGAGAACGTCACGGTGTATTACTTCACCAGGAGACAGGGCTTCACCAGTGTTCCCAGTCAGGGCGGGAGCACCCTGGGCATGTCCAACAGACACAGCTGTGTGCGCCAGTACACCCTGGGGGAGTTTGCCCTCGAACAGGAGAGGATTCACAGAGAGATGCTCAGAGACCACCTGAAAGAAGAAAAACTCAACTCCATTAAACTCAAG CTCACTAAAAATGGTACAGTGGAATCCGAAGAAGCGAACGTGCTCACAGTGGATGACATTTCGGACGACGACATCGATCTAGACAACACCGAAGTCGATGAGTACTTCTTTCTCCAACCCCTCACGACCAAAAAGAGGAGAGCTTTGCTCAGGGCTTCTGGTGTTAAAAAGATAGACGTGGAGGAGAAGCACGAGCTCCGCGCAATCCGTGTGTCGAGGGAGGACTGTGGTTGCGACTGCAGAATCTTCTGTGACCCTGAGACCTGTGCTTGCAGTATGGCTGGGATTAAGTGTCAG GTGGACCGTATGTCCTTCCCATGTGGCTGCACAAAGGAGGGCTGCAGCAACACTGCAGGTAGAATTGAATTTAACCCTATAAGGGTACGGACTCACTTTCTGCACACCATCATGAAGCTGGAGCTGGAGAAGAACAGAGAGCAACAACAGGTGTCTGCTGCAAATGGCTACCACGGCGAAACAAATGTCCACGGGAATCCCCTGGTACAAGCCCAGCATAGCCTGGAATATTCCCTAGCAGACACCGTTCCTCAGACTGCAATAATGCACCTGCAGGCAGCTGACGAGCTAGACGAGCCGctcgaggaggaggaggaggaggaggaagacgacGAGGAGGACAACGAGGAAGACGAGGAAGACGAAGACGATGGCAGTAGCCTGTGCAGTGGTCTCACGGACTCCAGCACCCAGAGCTTGGCAGCGAGCGAATCGGATGATGAGGACGACGAGGAGGACAAACTGGAGGATTTCGAGGACGGCAGGGCAACACCGAATGTGTCACGCACCGAAGTCGTCTCTCTTTCATCCGTGTTGTGTTATTCCGATGGTACCGTGGTCCATGAAAATCACAACAACTCCAATTCCTATTACGCGAATTCGTCCGCGGACTACTATCAGATAGAAAACTCCAACACCTCTGCAGGAAATTTAGCAGCCAATCAGTCCAATGAAGCGTACAATGAAGCTTCACCTTACCAAGACAGGGTTACCAGTAATAACGGGGCGATGTCATTGGTGCCTTACAGCATGGCCTCGGAGCAGTACACAGACTATTCCAGGCAGGCCGAAGAGAGGTATACCAATCACCATTTCGCTGTTTCAAATGGAGCATCTTCTGTAATTGTCTGTTGTACTGCAGACCAGGAAAATAACGTTCAGTCAAATGGGATATACTGTGAACAGACGCCAGGTCACTCTCAGATGGAGTTTCACAACTACTTGAACAATAATTCTCAAGACCGTTACGTCACTAACGGGAATTGTTTCACGGCTGAGCAGCCAAAGGAGGTTTCGAGTGGACTCTCTGAAGTCCCCAATCTGCCAGACAATAAAAAGATTCCCCCTGCATTGGAGAGCATCCCCAAGGTCACACCAGTTTAG
- the csrnp3 gene encoding cysteine/serine-rich nuclear protein 3 isoform X1, protein MSGILKRKFEEVDGSSPCSSLRESDDEVSSSESGDSSDSVNPSTSSHFTPSSILKREKRMRTRNVHFENVTVYYFTRRQGFTSVPSQGGSTLGMSNRHSCVRQYTLGEFALEQERIHREMLRDHLKEEKLNSIKLKLTKNGTVESEEANVLTVDDISDDDIDLDNTEVDEYFFLQPLTTKKRRALLRASGVKKIDVEEKHELRAIRVSREDCGCDCRIFCDPETCACSMAGIKCQVNTLLALVDRMSFPCGCTKEGCSNTAGRIEFNPIRVRTHFLHTIMKLELEKNREQQQVSAANGYHGETNVHGNPLVQAQHSLEYSLADTVPQTAIMHLQAADELDEPLEEEEEEEEDDEEDNEEDEEDEDDGSSLCSGLTDSSTQSLAASESDDEDDEEDKLEDFEDGRATPNVSRTEVVSLSSVLCYSDGTVVHENHNNSNSYYANSSADYYQIENSNTSAGNLAANQSNEAYNEASPYQDRVTSNNGAMSLVPYSMASEQYTDYSRQAEERYTNHHFAVSNGASSVIVCCTADQENNVQSNGIYCEQTPGHSQMEFHNYLNNNSQDRYVTNGNCFTAEQPKEVSSGLSEVPNLPDNKKIPPALESIPKVTPV, encoded by the exons ATGAGCGGAATATTAAAGAGGAAGTTTGAAGAAGTGGATGGCTCTTCGCCGTGCTCATCCTTGCGGGAATCTGATGACGAGGTCTCCAGCAGCGAGAGTGGGGACAGCAGCGACAGCGTCAACCCTTCCACGTCCAGCCATTTCACTC CATCCTCAATCCTGAAAAGGGAGAAACGCATGAGGACCAGGAACGTCCACTTCGAGAACGTCACGGTGTATTACTTCACCAGGAGACAGGGCTTCACCAGTGTTCCCAGTCAGGGCGGGAGCACCCTGGGCATGTCCAACAGACACAGCTGTGTGCGCCAGTACACCCTGGGGGAGTTTGCCCTCGAACAGGAGAGGATTCACAGAGAGATGCTCAGAGACCACCTGAAAGAAGAAAAACTCAACTCCATTAAACTCAAG CTCACTAAAAATGGTACAGTGGAATCCGAAGAAGCGAACGTGCTCACAGTGGATGACATTTCGGACGACGACATCGATCTAGACAACACCGAAGTCGATGAGTACTTCTTTCTCCAACCCCTCACGACCAAAAAGAGGAGAGCTTTGCTCAGGGCTTCTGGTGTTAAAAAGATAGACGTGGAGGAGAAGCACGAGCTCCGCGCAATCCGTGTGTCGAGGGAGGACTGTGGTTGCGACTGCAGAATCTTCTGTGACCCTGAGACCTGTGCTTGCAGTATGGCTGGGATTAAGTGTCAGGTAAACACCCTACTTGCTCTG GTGGACCGTATGTCCTTCCCATGTGGCTGCACAAAGGAGGGCTGCAGCAACACTGCAGGTAGAATTGAATTTAACCCTATAAGGGTACGGACTCACTTTCTGCACACCATCATGAAGCTGGAGCTGGAGAAGAACAGAGAGCAACAACAGGTGTCTGCTGCAAATGGCTACCACGGCGAAACAAATGTCCACGGGAATCCCCTGGTACAAGCCCAGCATAGCCTGGAATATTCCCTAGCAGACACCGTTCCTCAGACTGCAATAATGCACCTGCAGGCAGCTGACGAGCTAGACGAGCCGctcgaggaggaggaggaggaggaggaagacgacGAGGAGGACAACGAGGAAGACGAGGAAGACGAAGACGATGGCAGTAGCCTGTGCAGTGGTCTCACGGACTCCAGCACCCAGAGCTTGGCAGCGAGCGAATCGGATGATGAGGACGACGAGGAGGACAAACTGGAGGATTTCGAGGACGGCAGGGCAACACCGAATGTGTCACGCACCGAAGTCGTCTCTCTTTCATCCGTGTTGTGTTATTCCGATGGTACCGTGGTCCATGAAAATCACAACAACTCCAATTCCTATTACGCGAATTCGTCCGCGGACTACTATCAGATAGAAAACTCCAACACCTCTGCAGGAAATTTAGCAGCCAATCAGTCCAATGAAGCGTACAATGAAGCTTCACCTTACCAAGACAGGGTTACCAGTAATAACGGGGCGATGTCATTGGTGCCTTACAGCATGGCCTCGGAGCAGTACACAGACTATTCCAGGCAGGCCGAAGAGAGGTATACCAATCACCATTTCGCTGTTTCAAATGGAGCATCTTCTGTAATTGTCTGTTGTACTGCAGACCAGGAAAATAACGTTCAGTCAAATGGGATATACTGTGAACAGACGCCAGGTCACTCTCAGATGGAGTTTCACAACTACTTGAACAATAATTCTCAAGACCGTTACGTCACTAACGGGAATTGTTTCACGGCTGAGCAGCCAAAGGAGGTTTCGAGTGGACTCTCTGAAGTCCCCAATCTGCCAGACAATAAAAAGATTCCCCCTGCATTGGAGAGCATCCCCAAGGTCACACCAGTTTAG
- the galnt3 gene encoding polypeptide N-acetylgalactosaminyltransferase 3, whose product MILLRRLLRRRLFPWKLVLVALIFITFLFLIQREVVSHSPKEEPWLKDIVDKRDAVLGMMMGAVNNFRDAMPKMQIKAPVRQPGSGGSHPCLPGYYTAAEMKPALERPPQDPNAPGASGKPFHMDKLTPAEQKEKEKGEEKHCFNLFASDRISLSRDLGPDTRPPECIEQNFKRCPPLLTTSVIIVFHNEAWSTLLRTVYSVLHTSPAIFLKEIILVDDASVDEVLKDQLDNYLKQLHIVKVVRQKERKGLITARLLGASVATGDVLTFLDAHCECFQGWLEPLLARIAENYTAVVSPDITTIDLNSFEFMKPSPYGQNHNRGNFDWGLSFGWESIPDHEKHRRKDETYSIRTPTFAGGLFSISKDYFYYIGSYDEEMEIWGGENIEMSFRVWQCGGQLEIIPCSVVGHVFRTKSPHTFPKGTQVIARNQVRLAEVWMDDYKEIFYRRNQQASQMAKEKSFGDISKRVELRQHLMCKSFSWYLKNVYPEAFMPDLNPLHFGAVKNVGKDLCLDAGENNEGGKQLIMYPCHGLGGNQYFEYSTHHEIRHNIQKELCLHGTEGDVRLDDCQYKGHNTVVGREQKWELTEDKLFFNPGSKMCLSARAEHPGLAPCNSADRFQLWVFT is encoded by the exons ATGATTCTCTTACGACGTTTGTTACGAAGGCGATTGTTTCCTTGGAAACTGGTCCTCGTTGCCCTAATTTTTATCACTTTCTTGTTTCTCATCCAACGTGAAGTTGTGAGCCATAGTCCAAAAGAGGAACCCTGGCTGAAGGACATTGTAGACAAGAGAGATGCTGTGCTGGGAATGATGATGGGGGCAGTCAATAATTTTAGGGACGCAATGCCAAAAATGCAAATTAAGGCTCCTGTTCGGCAGCCAGGAAGTGGTGGTAGCCACCCCTGTCTGCCAGGATATTACACGGCAGCAGAAATGAAACCAGCCTTGGAAAGACCGCCTCAGGACCCCAATGCTCCTGGAGCCTCCGGGAAGCCTTTCCACATGGATAAACTAACCCCGGCAGaacagaaggagaaggagaaaggagAAGAGAAGCATTGCTTTAACCTGTTTGCCAGTGATCGCATTTCGTTGAGCAGAGACCTTGGACCAGACACAAGACCACCCGA gTGCATTGAACAAAACTTCAAGCGCTGCCCACCTCTTCTGACTACAAGTGTGATCATTGTGTTCCATAATGAAGCATGGAGCACACTGCTGAGAACTGTGTACAGTGTGCTGCACACTTCTCCTGCGATCTTTCTGAAAGAAATCATTCTGGTGGATGACGCAAGTGTTGACG AGGTGTTGAAGGATCAGTtggataattatttaaaacagctGCACATAGTCAAAGTAGTGcgtcaaaaagaaagaaagggactTATCACAGCACGGCTTTTGGGAGCTTCAGTAGCGACAGGAGACGTCCTCACTTTCCTTGATGCTCACT gtgaatgTTTTCAGGGCTGGCTGGAGCCCTTACTTGCCAGAATAGCAGAGAACTATACAGCGGTTGTGAGTCCGGACATCACAACGATTGACCTCAACTCCTTTGAGTTCATGAAACCTTCTCCTTATGGACAAAATCACAACCGAGGCAACTTTGACTGGGGTTTATCGTTCGGATGGGAAAGTATTCCTGATCACGAGAAACATAGAAGAAAAGATGAAACCTACTCGATCAG AACTCCAACATTTGCTGGGGGACTCTTTTCAATCTCAAAGgactatttttattatattggaAGTTAtgatgaagaaatggaaatATGGGGAGgagaaaatattgaaatgtcTTTCCGG GTGTGGCAGTGTGGTGGGCAGTTGGAGATTATCCCTTGCTCTGTGGTGGGTCATGTTTTCCGCACTAAAAGCCCACATACGTTCCCTAAGGGCACCCAGGTTATTGCGCGCAATCAAGTCCGCCTAGCTGAAGTCTGGATGGATGATTATAAGGAAATATTTTACAGAAGAAACCAGCAAGCTTCACAGATGGCAAAAGAA AAATCCTTTGGAGACATTTCCAAAAGGGTAGAGCTCCGACAACATCTGATGTGCAAGAGTTTCTCCTGGTATTTGAAAAACGTGTATCCTGAGGCGTTCATGCCTGATCTCAACCCTCTTCATTTTGGCgca GTGAAGAATGTAGGTAAAGACCTGTGTCTCGATGCTGGGGAGAACAATGAGGGAGGTAAACAACTGATCATGTATCCATGCCATGGACTTGGAGGGAACCAG TATTTTGAATATTCTACCCATCATGAGATACGGCACAACATTCAAAAGGAGCTGTGCTTGCACGGGACAGAGGGAGACGTACGACTGGATGACTGTCAGTATAAAGGTCACAATACCGTTGTTGGAAGAGAACAGAAGTGGGAGTTAACGGAG gACAAGCTTTTTTTTAACCCGGGATCAAAAATGTGTCTGTCGGCACGCGCTGAGCACCCAGGCCTGGCCCCATGCAATTCTGCAGACCGGTTCCAGCTCTGGGTTTTCACCTGA